The Deltaproteobacteria bacterium genomic sequence GAATTTGGCCAGATACGAATAGCATCGAGCCTGGGCGATTAATTCGAATCGCGTGAGAGTATGGGCCAATAGGTTTGGGAGCTTTACGCGAAACGATCATATCATGAATGGCATGACGACGAGCCATAAGCTACCTCCAAATACGTTGATTTTTGTTTTATTGGGCTAACACTTGCGAAATCAATACACAACTTAATTTAGGGGCTATCCCTAGTTATTTATACTTGTAGGTGCTGTTAAAGTTATTGATGATGATTTAATTGTATAAGAAAATGCATTTATTTTGCGGATACAACGTTCAATTGTATCTGGGCCAACTTCTATCACTATTTCATTTTCTGGCTGTTGCAGAATTAATAGATCACGATAGTCATTATCGTTAGGATTTGTAAAACCACTTGCTTTAACAAACGAATCAGCTAATGGGGGCTTACCTGTGTGGTATTGTTTGCCAGTTTTTAGCAAAGTTAAAACCAAAGAATCAGCTTCTGATGTTGGTACTACAGCATTGTTCGATACTGAAGATGCTGTTGGTGATGATGAGTTGTCAGGTTTTATCAATGGCATTGATGATAATTCTAACGATGCCTGCGACAACAAACAACCATGATGTATTTCAAGCATGACTAAAGGAACATCTGATTTCAAACTAATTTGTAGCTTCTCATTTGCCGGCACATGTAATTCTTGTTGTTTTATTGATGCCTCTTGTTGTTCTGTTTGTTGTTCTGTGGAAGTGGTTTTTTTACTAATGATTAGTGGTGCACGAAAAAATAAAGAGTGTCGACTTTGTTCGGTTTGTAGACGTTCAAAAGGCCAATGTAATTGACGGTGTCTGACACTCATGAGTACTTTTTGGGTATTAATACCACCATTAACATTTGGACCCCCTAAGTGTAGATATTGTGGCTCGTCCACAATTAATAAAGATGTCCCTTCAGCATTTAAAATTGAGCCACCATAAAAACCTGGTGGAGCAATACGATTATCGACTTCACCACGTTCGTATTTTATCTGCTCTGCAAAAAGTGATTTACAGCCATTAGCAACATCAATTAGCCCGATTGCTTGCACAGCTTCTTCAGGATTTTCACTAAGTATGCGCGTGAATACTACTGCTTGGCTGCCAAAATTAGTAAAACGTAAAGCATCGATTTCTTCGCCATAAAACTGCTCGCTAGTACATTGAGGTAGCCATTGTTGTTTATTGTCAGAAACTTGCTGACGTAATACCGTAAACCGATATCCTTCTATACTGCGTATCGCTACTACTGCATCTTTATGACCATCTTTATCAAGATCACGCTCGACAATACCATGTACTCTGCCAGCAATACTATGAAATGCAGGACTATTAACAAAACGAATAGGAGGATGTGAGGTAGCGCAAGCATTAATAATCGATGCAATACTTGCTGCTAATGCAAGCCATTGTGATTTTAATAAAACTTTACAAAATGTCATTTTCATACCAAAGCGAATCACTCATGTTTTACAAAAACACTTAGTTTTAACCGTAATCGCAATTGAAAAGTATAAAAAGCAATGAAATATCTTTATATAAAAGTTTTTACACATAGCCTCTAGCTGTATCTTTAGCTATATATAAATACTGGCATAGCATTACTTGAATGTAAAAGAGAACTTGTATGCCAAATTTGTTCAATACAACTTCAACTTGCATCAGCAACGACTAAAGAGGAAAATCACCAAAAGCGTTTCCACACTGCAACGCTTGTAGGGTAGCATGAGTTCAGGGTTAGTTGGTTCCCGATTAGGAAAGTATGAAATATTAGCCGAAATCGGCCAAGGGGGCATGAGTGTAGTATATCGTGCTCTTGATACTCAGCTTAATCGCCATGTAGCTATCAAGGTTTTACATAATTATATGGCTGAGCAAAAAGAAGCGCGAGTGCGTTTTCATCGCGAAGCCATGGCTGTAGCACGCTTGCGCCATCCTAATATCATCGAAATCTATGACTACTCAGGTGAAAATACTGAACGAAGTTACATTGTTACTGAACTTATCGATGGATTTTCACTAGCGACAATCCTGGGTCATGATCCTTTAATACCACCTGAAGCAGCAATAATAATCGGTCGCGCCATCGCTGATGCACTGGCACATGCACATGAACACGATGTAATTCATCGTGATCTTAAACCTGAAAATATTCTGGTTGATAAAAAGGGCGCCCTCAAACTTACTGATTTTGGTATTGCACGTATTCTTGATGGGCAAAACCTTACCGTTACTGGCACCCTTTTGGGATCACCAGCATACATGGCGCCTGAATATATCGATGGCGCACCAACTGATGCCCGCACTGATATTTTTGCTTTTGGCACTATGCTTTATCAATTTGTCACTGGTGAATTGCCATTTGCTGCAAAATCACCACATGCATTGCTTAAACGTATTCTTACCGGCCAATATACTCCTGCTGAGCAATGTAATCCCAGCGTGCATGCCGCGATAGCTCGTTTGATTAAACGAGCACTGGCACGTGACCCTATGGATCGTTTTCAAACCGCGCGCGAATTACTGACTGTAATTGATAACATCATAAATCGTATTGGTTTAAACGCCATACAAGAAATGCAAAATTATTTAACTGATATAAGTTATGGCCAAATTTTAAAAAGTAATCTGGTCAATCAATATGCCAACTTAGGAAAAAAAGAACTCTCAAATGGACATATAGGAGCAGCACTTGAAGATTTCGACCGTGTGCTTGCAGATGAGTCAAATCAGCCTGAAGTAAGACGCTTAATAAACCGCCTTACGCGACGAGCTTTGGCTGGTCGTATTTTACGTAATGCCGGCATCGTACTTTTGGGTACGGTAATCGTTACTCTCATCGGTTCAAAATTATTAAATAGCCAGTTACTGCAAAAATCAACAACCAGTGGTAAAATAGCAAACGCTAGCACACAAATTAATGTTGTTCGTAATGTTACTTTTTTAATTCAAGGTAGCGGTGATCTATATATTGATGGCTTCTTAGTAAAACACCAAGCAACAGATGCTATTTCGCATGAACTCTTACCCGGAAAACATCATGCTCGACTAGTTAATAAAGAAAACGATATTGCTATACCTTTCTCTATTCCACTTACTGGTGCTATCGCCCCAATAAAAATAAACGCAACTAAAACTCCAACGAATGCTGCTACAGATATCCCCTCAGTGACTAATCAAACCATTACACCTAAAATACCATCGACTGATATAGAAGCTAAAAACAGATTTGCAAGCCACTTTGCCCCTGCGGATTCAACTAAAAATAAAATAATAAGATTTCGCATCGCTGGCGGACTATGGGTAAAT encodes the following:
- a CDS encoding serine/threonine protein kinase — encoded protein: MSSGLVGSRLGKYEILAEIGQGGMSVVYRALDTQLNRHVAIKVLHNYMAEQKEARVRFHREAMAVARLRHPNIIEIYDYSGENTERSYIVTELIDGFSLATILGHDPLIPPEAAIIIGRAIADALAHAHEHDVIHRDLKPENILVDKKGALKLTDFGIARILDGQNLTVTGTLLGSPAYMAPEYIDGAPTDARTDIFAFGTMLYQFVTGELPFAAKSPHALLKRILTGQYTPAEQCNPSVHAAIARLIKRALARDPMDRFQTARELLTVIDNIINRIGLNAIQEMQNYLTDISYGQILKSNLVNQYANLGKKELSNGHIGAALEDFDRVLADESNQPEVRRLINRLTRRALAGRILRNAGIVLLGTVIVTLIGSKLLNSQLLQKSTTSGKIANASTQINVVRNVTFLIQGSGDLYIDGFLVKHQATDAISHELLPGKHHARLVNKENDIAIPFSIPLTGAIAPIKINATKTPTNAATDIPSVTNQTITPKIPSTDIEAKNRFASHFAPADSTKNKIIRFRIAGGLWVNVKIDNEREMREQLSPVPIKLAYGEHQLRFSNPCCEPVEIKIKVNDTEPPQLEPINLKPSPARLFIEGAPVGALVEVAGKREGLRLGEPIFIPMTVRGPTELLVVVKKENHTLLQQTIRFEPGREHRLVVNEN